The Punica granatum isolate Tunisia-2019 chromosome 4, ASM765513v2, whole genome shotgun sequence genome has a window encoding:
- the LOC116204794 gene encoding pentatricopeptide repeat-containing protein At5g27270 isoform X6: MLEAGCEPDEVACGTMLCTYARWGRHKAMRSFYSAVEERGVVPSVAVFNFMLSSLQKKSLHRNVIDLWRKMLDKGVTPNAFTYTVVISSFAKDGHGDEAFKCFYEMKNAGFVPEEVTYSLLISLSNKNGNFEEAVCLYEDMRSRGIVPSNYTCASLLTLYYKRGDYPKALSLFSEMDKYKIAVDEVIYGLLIRIYGKLGLHEEAEKTFKEVEQLGLLRDEKTYLTMAQVHLSSGNPAKALSVVELMKAKEVLFSRFAYIVLLQCYVMEEDLDSAEATFQALSKSGSCDAGSCNDMLNLYIKLGLMDMAQHFISQMRKDQIDFDDELVKAILRFYCRRGMLRDAELFIEDIVATGSFENNKFVQTFYTIMHRESMEQKIAPDSSLNCHHLDLLAVELILTLYMASTNCQKMEELLRSLLESAGGLSVASKLINGFVKGGDATSAENLTRKIVKLCCITDDEAITSLIGQCTENKNLKNAEEIFAGAIATSSGTSLLNSMINAYVKCGKLEDAYLLYVKAVERGHDLSAVASSIIVNALTNAGKHQEAESIIHKSFEDNFELDTVAYNTFIKAMLEAGKLNFAANIYDRMLSMGVSPSIQTINTMISVYARGQKLAKAVQMFNTAHTWGLLLDEKAYMNLISFYGKAGERQEASLLFSKMQEEGIKPGTVSYNIMMNMYATAGCSHEVEALFKSMQEEGCLPDPSTYLSLIRAYTESSKISEAEEILRSMKRKGISPSCAHLNVLLSAFAKVGMMKQAERVFKELTASGVGPDAACYRTMLGGYLNGGYVEEGISLFEQIKECVGLDRFVWSVGVLLYRITGMKQKAEGALSIMSSHGISLIENLEVGSKLKTSSSL, from the exons ATGCTCGAAGCTGGATGTGAGCCTGATGAGGTTGCTTGTGGCACTATGCTTTGCACTTATGCCCGCTGGGGCCGCCACAAGGCCATGCGGTCATTTTATTCTGCCGTTGAAGAAAGGGGAGTTGTACCTTCTGTTGCTGTTTTCAATTTCATGCTATCGTCCCTACAGAAGAAGTCACTCCATCGAAATGTTATAGATTTGTGGAGGAAAATGTTGGATAAAGGGGTCACTCCCAACGCATTTACTTACACAGTTGTCATCAGCTCGTTTGCAAAAGATGGTCATGGTGATGAAGCTTTTAAGTGTTTTTATGAGATGAAAAATGCTGGCTTTGTCCCAGAGGAAGTGACTTATAGCCTGCTTATTAGTTTAAGTAACAAAAATGGTAACTTTGAAGAAGCAGTATGTCTATATGAGGACATGAGATCTCGGGGCATTGTTCCAAGCAATTATACATGTGCATCGCTTCTCACTCTGTATTACAAGAGGGGAGATTATCCCAAGgccctttctcttttctcagAGATGGATAAGTACAAAATTGCTGTAGATGAAGTCATCTATGGCTTGCTTATAAGAATTTATGGCAAACTTGGCCTTCATGAGGAAGCAGAGAAGACATTTAAAGAGGTTGAACAGCTGGGGCTACTTCGTGATGAGAAAACATATTTAACAATGGCGCAAGTCCATCTTAGTTCTGGTAATCCAGCAAAAGCATTGAGTGTCGTGGAATTGATGAAGGCAAAAGAGGTTCTGTTCTCAAGATTTGCATATATTGTATTGTTGCAATGTTATGTTATGGAGGAAGATTTAGATTCTGCAGAAGCTACATTTCAGGCTTTATCAAAATCTGGGTCATGCGATGCAGGTTCCTGCAATGATATGCTCAATCTGTATATAAAGTTGGGTCTCATGGACATGGCCCAACACTTCATTTCTCAGATGAGGAAAGATCAGATAGATTTTGATGATGAACTTGTGAAAGCGATTCTGAGATTTTATTGCCGGAGAGGAATGCTAAGAGATGCAGAGCTGTTCATAGAAGATATTGTTGCAACAGGATCATTTGAAAACAATAAGTTTGTTCAAACATTTTACACAATCATGCATAGAGAAAGCATGGAACAAAAGATTGCCCCGGACAGTTCCCTGAACTGTCATCATCTTGACCTGTTGGCTGTAGAGTTGATCCTCACATTATATATGGCTAGCACAAATTGCCAAAAGATGGAGGAACTCTTGAGGTCCTTACTGGAATCTGCTGGTGGCTTATCTGTGGCTTCTAAACTCATTAATGGGTTTGTTAAAGGAG GTGATGCGACCAGTGCTGAAAATCTTACCAGGAAAATAGTGAAACTTTGTTGCATTACGGATGATGAAGCAATCACTTCCTTGATCGGCCAGTGTACTGAAAACAAAAACCTGAAGAATGCAGAAGAGATTTTTGCAGGAGCGATTGCTACCTCATCTGGGACATCATTATTGAACTCCATGATTAATGCATATGTCAAATGTGGAAAATTAGAGGATGCATATTTGCTATATGTTAAAGCTGTGGAGAGAGGGCACGACCTCAGTGCTGTTGCTTCCAGCATCATTGTGAATGCTCTAACTAATGCGG GTAAACATCAAGAAGCAGAGTCTATCATTCATAAAAGTTTTGAAGACAACTTTGAACTCGACACTGTGGCATATAATACCTTTATTAAGGCGATGCTGGAAGCAG GGAAATTGAATTTTGCGGCCAACATATATGATCGTATGCTTTCCATGGGGGTTTCCCCATCAATACAGACAATAAACACTATGATTAG TGTGTATGCTAGAGGTCAAAAGCTGGCTAAGGCAGTACAGATGTTTAACACAGCTCATACTTGGGGTTTGCTTTTGGATGAGAAGGCATATATGAATCTCATCAGTTTTTATGGCAAGGCTG GTGAGAGACAGGAAGCTTCCCTTTTATTCAGCAAAATGCAGGAAGAAGGAATAAAACCTGGAACG GTGAGCTACAATATCATGATGAACATGTATGCCACTGCCGGATGCTCTCATGAAGTTGAGGCACTTTTCAAATCCATGCAGGAAGAAGGCTGTTTACCCGATCCATCAACCTACCTCTCCCTCATCCGAGCTTACACGGAGAGCTCCAAAATCTCGGAAGCAGAGGAAATCCTTCGGTCTATGAAGAGGAAAGGTATCTCCCCTTCCTGTGCCCATCTCAACGTATTGCTTTCTGCATTTGCAAAGGTGGGTATGATGAAGCAGGCTGAACGGGTTTTTAAGGAATTGACTGCAAGTGGTGTAGGGCCTGATGCCGCTTGTTACCGCACCATGTTGGGAGGTTATTTAAACGGAGGATACGTTGAGGAAGGAATTTCACTTTTTGAGCAGATAAAGGAGTGTGTTGGATTGGACAGGTTTGTTTGGAGTGTGGGTGTGCTTCTTTACAGGATTACGGGGATGAAACAGAAAGCAGAAGGAGCTTTGAGTATCATGAGCAGTCATGGTATATCGCTGATTGAGAATCTTGAAGTTGGATCGAAattgaaaacctcttcgagtcTATGA